From Bacillota bacterium, one genomic window encodes:
- a CDS encoding aminotransferase class I/II-fold pyridoxal phosphate-dependent enzyme, with product MYDFDTLVNRSGIGNMKDLLLPESIRKQGMIAFSGAEMDFKTAPSVVGAVNKRVENGLFGFTVKDRSYLQAVGWWLREVRAWPVDADWIVPTLGTIFSLATAIRMTTKVGEGIIIQPPVYYRYEQAASRLKRKTVNNPLILENGQYHMDFDNLEKCMADPNNKLFVLCNPHNPIARVWPEADLKQLAGLARKYGVVVFSDEIFAEVAFEGHRVTPYAALAEAEELAIVATSLGKTFNFTGVNHANIIIPDNRLREAFIAQRDADHFGSIDPLVHAAVCGAYCPEGLEWVEAMREYVAANICFLQEFVGKKLPNIKVLPVEGAFIAWLDMRGLGLSEPELMTFLEQQAYLCVDPGGDYGVGGKGFVRMNIATPRKELERALSLLAEAVNTQFPAACLSCAR from the coding sequence ATGTATGATTTTGATACTTTGGTGAACCGCAGTGGAATTGGCAATATGAAAGATTTGCTTCTGCCCGAATCAATTCGCAAGCAGGGCATGATTGCCTTTTCCGGCGCTGAGATGGATTTTAAGACTGCCCCGAGCGTTGTCGGGGCTGTGAACAAAAGGGTTGAAAACGGACTGTTTGGGTTTACGGTCAAGGACAGAAGTTACTTGCAGGCCGTAGGCTGGTGGCTGCGGGAGGTCAGGGCTTGGCCTGTGGACGCAGACTGGATTGTGCCAACACTGGGGACCATCTTTTCGCTGGCCACTGCGATCCGGATGACCACCAAGGTAGGTGAGGGGATTATTATCCAGCCGCCGGTGTACTACCGCTATGAGCAGGCGGCCAGCAGGCTGAAACGGAAGACAGTTAATAATCCCTTAATTTTGGAAAACGGGCAGTATCACATGGATTTTGACAACTTGGAAAAGTGTATGGCTGATCCGAACAATAAGTTATTTGTGCTCTGTAATCCTCACAACCCGATTGCTCGCGTCTGGCCGGAAGCAGACTTGAAGCAGCTCGCCGGCCTTGCCCGCAAGTATGGTGTGGTGGTGTTCAGCGATGAGATTTTTGCCGAAGTGGCCTTTGAAGGACACAGGGTGACGCCCTATGCGGCCCTGGCGGAAGCCGAGGAATTGGCAATTGTCGCCACATCCCTAGGCAAAACGTTTAATTTCACCGGTGTCAACCATGCCAATATCATCATCCCGGATAATAGGTTGCGGGAGGCGTTTATTGCCCAGCGGGACGCCGACCATTTCGGCAGCATTGATCCGCTGGTCCATGCTGCGGTCTGCGGAGCGTATTGTCCCGAGGGCTTGGAATGGGTGGAGGCGATGCGTGAGTACGTCGCCGCCAATATATGCTTTCTCCAGGAGTTTGTGGGTAAAAAGCTTCCCAATATCAAGGTGTTGCCGGTGGAAGGCGCCTTTATCGCCTGGCTGGATATGCGCGGGCTTGGCCTTTCCGAGCCAGAACTAATGACATTTTTGGAGCAGCAAGCGTATCTCTGCGTTGACCCGGGTGGCGATTATGGTGTCGGGGGTAAAGGGTTTGTTCGGATGAATATCGCCACGCCCCGCAAAGAATTGGAACGGGCGTTGAGCTTGCTGGCGGAAGCGGTGAACACGCAGTTTCCAGCAGCGTGTCTAAGCTGTGCCAGGTAA